A single Capricornis sumatraensis isolate serow.1 chromosome 20, serow.2, whole genome shotgun sequence DNA region contains:
- the CCER2 gene encoding coiled-coil domain-containing glutamate-rich protein 2 isoform X2: MLGQARRGPCLALLHREMYETEPYGCQSTEENGLLVGDFKKPEAGKTRSSQEVRDEEEEEEAAERTHKSEVREQAVREQLHSRLHQEDHEEEEEEEKKRGPMETLEGLWKKHLEGGRDPQKRMAEQASDEETAQFEAEEKGVQLLGEGRSLWQGVKAGGERREDRHHSRQPEAEPQQEEKEEASDREGHDVERLEHVSDELKKATEVLREELRRGG, encoded by the exons ATGCTGGGCCAGGCGAGGCGAGGCCCCTGCCTGGCTCTCCTCCACAGAG AAATGTATGAGACAGAGCCCTATGGCTGTCAGTCCACGGAAGAGAACGGCCTACTGGTTGGGGATTTTAAAAAGCCAGAGGCTGGGAAGACGAGGTCCAGCCAGGAGGTGAGGgacgaggaagaggaggaggaggcagcagaaAGGACCCACAAGTCTGAGGTGCGGGAACAGGCCGTCCGTGAGCAGCTCCACAGCCGGCTCCACCAGGAGGACcatgaagaggaggaagaggaagaaaagaagaggggGCCCATGGAGACCTTGGAGGGCCTGTGGAAGAAGCATCTGGAGGGCGGCAGAGACCCCCAGAAGCGCATGGCAGAGCAGGCCAGCGATGAGGAGACGGCCCAGTTCGAGGCCGAGGAGAAGGGAGTGCAGCTGCTGGGTGAGGGCCGCAGCCTGTGGCAGGGGGTCAAGGCGGGCGGAGAGAGACGCGAGGACCGCCACCACTCCCGCCAGCCAGAAGCCGAGCcccagcaggaagagaaggaagaggcttCGGACAGGGAG GGGCACGATGTGGAGCGGCTGGAGCACGTGAGCGATGAGCTGAAGAAGGCGACGGAGGTGCTGCGAGAGGAGCTCAGGAGGGGGGGCTGA
- the CCER2 gene encoding coiled-coil domain-containing glutamate-rich protein 2 isoform X1: MQRQGSTMLLVLLLPGLLGAATAAPLAPRPSKEELTRCLAEVITEVLMLGQARRGPCLALLHREMYETEPYGCQSTEENGLLVGDFKKPEAGKTRSSQEVRDEEEEEEAAERTHKSEVREQAVREQLHSRLHQEDHEEEEEEEKKRGPMETLEGLWKKHLEGGRDPQKRMAEQASDEETAQFEAEEKGVQLLGEGRSLWQGVKAGGERREDRHHSRQPEAEPQQEEKEEASDREGHDVERLEHVSDELKKATEVLREELRRGG; the protein is encoded by the exons ATGCAGCGCCAAGGGTCCACCATGCTGCTCGTGCTGTTGCTGCCTGGTCTGCTGGGGGCTG CCACCGCGGCTCCCCTGGCACCCAGACCCTCCAAGGAGGAG CTGACGCGCTGTCTGGCAGAGGTGATCACAGAAGTGCTGATGCTGGGCCAGGCGAGGCGAGGCCCCTGCCTGGCTCTCCTCCACAGAG AAATGTATGAGACAGAGCCCTATGGCTGTCAGTCCACGGAAGAGAACGGCCTACTGGTTGGGGATTTTAAAAAGCCAGAGGCTGGGAAGACGAGGTCCAGCCAGGAGGTGAGGgacgaggaagaggaggaggaggcagcagaaAGGACCCACAAGTCTGAGGTGCGGGAACAGGCCGTCCGTGAGCAGCTCCACAGCCGGCTCCACCAGGAGGACcatgaagaggaggaagaggaagaaaagaagaggggGCCCATGGAGACCTTGGAGGGCCTGTGGAAGAAGCATCTGGAGGGCGGCAGAGACCCCCAGAAGCGCATGGCAGAGCAGGCCAGCGATGAGGAGACGGCCCAGTTCGAGGCCGAGGAGAAGGGAGTGCAGCTGCTGGGTGAGGGCCGCAGCCTGTGGCAGGGGGTCAAGGCGGGCGGAGAGAGACGCGAGGACCGCCACCACTCCCGCCAGCCAGAAGCCGAGCcccagcaggaagagaaggaagaggcttCGGACAGGGAG GGGCACGATGTGGAGCGGCTGGAGCACGTGAGCGATGAGCTGAAGAAGGCGACGGAGGTGCTGCGAGAGGAGCTCAGGAGGGGGGGCTGA
- the SARS2 gene encoding serine--tRNA ligase, mitochondrial produces MAASVVRRLGPLVAGRCLRLRGGCVCNQSFKRSFATERQDRNLLYEHAREGYSALPQLDMEPLCAHPEDAARALELRKGELRSKDLPGIISTWQELRQLREQIRSLEEEKGAVTEAVRALVANQDNNEVQQDPQYQSLRAHGREIRKQLTLLYPKEAQLEEQFYLRALRLPNQTHPDVPVGDESQARVLHVVGDKPAFSFQPRGHLEIAEKLDIIRQKRLSHVSGHRSYYLRGAGALLQYGLVNFTLNKLIHRGFTPMTVPDLLRGVVFEGCGMTPNAKPSQIYNIDPSRFEDLNLAGTAEVGLAGYFMDHSVAFRDLPIRMVCSSTCYRAETDTGKEPWGLYRVHHFTKVEMFGVTGPGLEQSSELLEEFLSLQMEILTELGLHFRVLDMPTQELGLPAYRKFDIEAWMPGRGRFGEVTSASNCTDFQSRRLHIMFQTEAGELQFAHTVNATGCAVPRLLIALLESYQQKDGSVLVPPALQPYLGTDRITTPTHVPLQYIGPNQPQKPRLPGQPASS; encoded by the exons ATGGCTGCGTCCGTAGTGCGGCGCTTGGGTCCTCTAGTGGCTGGTCGGTGCCTGCGGCTTCGAGGAGGCTGTGTCTGTAACCAGAGCTTCAAGAGAAGTTTCGCTACGGAGAGACAGGACCGGAACCTCCTGTACGAACACGCGCGTGAGGGGTACAGCGCGCTCCCTCAGCTGGATATGGAACCACTGTGCGCACACCCGGAAGATGCCGCGCGCGCGCTGGAGCTCCGCAAGGGGGAGTTGCGGTCGAAGGATCTGCCCGGCATC ATCTCAACATGGCAGGAGCTGAGGCAGCTGCGGGAACAGATCCGgagcctggaggaggagaagggggccgtGACGGAGGCAGTGCGGGCCCTGGTG GCAAACCAGGACAACAATGAAGTGCAGCAG GACCCCCAGTATCAGAGTCTGCGGGCACATGGCCGGGAGATCCGGAAGCAGCTCACACTCCTCTACCCCAAGGAGGCCCAGCTCGAAGAGCAGTTTTACCTGCGGGCACTGAGGCTGCCCAACCAGACCCACCCAGACGTG CCTGTTGGGGATGAAAGCCAGGCCCGTGTGCTCCATGTCGTTGGAGACAAGCCAG CTTTCTCCTTCCAACCCCGGGGCCACCTGGAAATAGCCGAGAAACTCGACATCATCCGTCAGAA GCGCCTGTCGCACGTGTCTGGCCACCGCTCCTATTACCTGCGTGGGGCTGGGGCCCTCCTGCAGTACGGCCTGGTCAACTTCACACTCAACAAGCTCATCCACCGG GGCTTCACCCCCATGACGGTGCCAGACCTTCTCCGAGGAGTTGTGTTT GAAGGCTGTGGGATGACACCAAATGCCAAACCATCCCAAATTTACAACATCGACCCCTCCCGCTTCGAAGACCTCAACCTGGCCGGGACAGCAGAGGTGGGCCTTGCAG gcTACTTCATGGACCACTCCGTGGCCTTCAGGGACCTGCCAATCAG GATGGTTTGTTCCAGTACCTGCTACCGGGCGGAAACAGACACAGGGAAAGAGCCGTGGGGGCTGTATCGAGTACACCACTTCACCAAG GTGGAAATGTTTGGGGTGACAGGCCCCGGGCTGGAGCAGAGCTCAGAGCTGCTGGAGGAGTTCCTGTCCCTTCAGATGGAGATCTTGACAGAGCTGGGCTTGCACTTCCG AGTCCTGGACATGCCCACACAGGAGCTGGGCCTGCCTGCCTACCGCAAGTTCGACATCGAGGCCTGGATGCCAGGGCGAGGCCGCTTCGGCGAG GTCACCAGTGCTTCCAACTGCACGGACTTCCAGAGCCGCCGTCTACACATCATGTTCCAGACCGAGGCCGGGGAGCTGCAGTTTGCGCACACA GTGAACGCCACGGGCTGTGCTGTCCCTCGGCTCCTCATCGCCCTCCTGGAGAGCTATCAGCAGAag GACGGCTCGGTGCTCGTGCCCCCTGCCCTCCAGCCCTACCTCGGCACCGATCGGATCACCACCCCCACCCACGTGCCTCTCCAGTACATCGGCCCCAACCAGCCCCAGAAGCCCAGGCTCCCGGGCCAGCCTGCCTCGAGCTGA